The Bacteroidales bacterium genome contains the following window.
TGAAAATATCTAAACTAATTTCCGGCGGACAAACCGGAGTTGACAGGGCAGCACTTGATTTTGCCTTGGCTCATCAGATAGAATGCGGAGGCTGGTGTCCGAAAGGCAGGATTGCTGAAGACGGAATAATTCCGTTAAAATATCCACTTACAGAAACATCAGGCTCAGATTATCGGGAAAGGACGAGGCTTAATGTAAAAAACGGCAACGGAACACTTATATTTATCAATGGTTATATGGACGAAGGCACAAAACTCACAATGGATACTGCCGATGATTTGAAAAAACCCTGTTTTATTCACGACTTCTCAAAAAGCCCCGAAAAAGAAAAATTATTACGCTGGCTATCTGAAAACAAAATTAAAACCTTAAATATTGCCGGACCAAGAGAAAGTAACTCGCTGGGGATATATGGATTGGTTTATGATGTGCTTAAAAAAATATTTTAATACCGAAAAAACAATTTTTTATTTTAATTTTATTTATTTTTGACCTGACATCATTTTTTTCCTTTAAAAAGCTATCATTTTCAGGAAT
Protein-coding sequences here:
- a CDS encoding putative molybdenum carrier protein; this translates as KISKLISGGQTGVDRAALDFALAHQIECGGWCPKGRIAEDGIIPLKYPLTETSGSDYRERTRLNVKNGNGTLIFINGYMDEGTKLTMDTADDLKKPCFIHDFSKSPEKEKLLRWLSENKIKTLNIAGPRESNSLGIYGLVYDVLKKIF